CATTTGTGATCACATAGGAGCTTTGCCAAAATATTTCCATGCCAAGAGAGATGCTTCCACCTCTTTCTGATCCATTTTCCATCAAATTTAGCTGAATTATTTTGAGAACATGTTAACAGGTATTTATGCATTTTTCAATGATATGAGTTGGCAAATCTATCGCCTTTGACCGCTCATTGTCGTGTACTAGATAAAATAATTCTTCTCAATGATTGAGTGGTAACAACAACAGCATGTCACTCTTATGACTTTAAATCCATGATTTGGTCGTTGTCGTGTATCGAGCCTATAGCGCGAGCATGTAACGTATATGCTTTGCCAATTTTGGCAATTTTGCGGAACATATAGCTAGCATGTCCCACGTGTATATGTACGGGTACCGCGCATTGCTGCGATCACTGACCATAGCATGCGATGACGACAATTAACTCGCCTCCATGTGCTCTCATCAAATAGGATTAGTAACACAGCGAATTGAATGCGTTAATGAATCGAGCTTAACAAACTTGTATATTACATTATTATTATGGGTACCGTGCATTAAGTTGCATGTTTTCCGTGCTAAGATATAACGTCCTCCGATCCATAAAACGACACGGCAAAATTCTTACGTGGCATTTATTTCCATGTAAGAGGTTTTTTACTAACCACGTACGTAGCGACACAACATAATTATTACGTTGCATGGTTTTTTCCATGCAAGATGTAATATTTTGCATGGAACGTGTAACGACGCTGCATGATCTCTACGTAGATGAATATCTATAGGTTCTGCCTTCTGCTTACCTTGTGGAACACGTAGTACCGTTGTATAGTTTTCCTATTCGTAAAGTTTAGCCCATGTGTGTTGGAATTTAACACTAAAATGCTACATTTTACTTTCTTTTTTTAGTAGAAATGATAGTCACTGGTTGTTCCCATCAAATTATTTGGACAAATCCGTCATTTGCTTAACAGAATATTCCCTGTTGAACAGTTACGTTATTTGCAGAGCCCAAAGAAATCACTAACTGGGTGTAAGTCACAGAGGGACTGATATATAaaattagaattttgaaaagagAACAAAGGAAAACTGACATTGGTAAGCACAATACTTCACAAGTTCTACACCTTCCTGACTAGTGGCATAGCCTATTTAAAGGCCCCTTGGGCTAGTCTTTTTTCACAACACCATTTCACAAATCTTCTgaagaagaaaggcaaaggctgTAGCTTCCAGGGCCGTAGGCGACCTGAagggaaaaaaaggggggggggggggggtaagcaTAGACTCCTCCATGTGCTTACCTTGAGTTGGTAGATATATAGAGATAGGGAGAagatttctcttcttcctcgtacctccattttttttttgtctccagGACCAACTGCAGGCTCTTAGTAGCCTTGCTCGTGGTTTTCTGCAAATACAAACTCTAACGGGGTTGTTGACTACTTGAAAGGACAGTGTTTTGTTGGTAGATTTATTATTTGTGTGATTAtgtgattggacattattttgtTAGTAGATTTATTATTTGTGTGTATGTGAaggacagttttttttttttgaagggtcaACGGAAGGGGAGAGAATCTCCCACCTGATAAAGGACAGTATTGTGTTGGTAGATTTATTATTATTTGCGTGATTATGTGAATGGACAGTATTTTGTTAGTAGATTTATTATGTGTGATTTTGTGAATGATCAGTATTTTGTTGTTAGATTTATTATTTCTGTGATTATGTGAATATAGATAGTATTTTGTTGCAAGCCCAaagtcctctctctctctctctctctctctcacgctGTTTTCTCAGAGACGGGGGTGATGAGTGCTCTCACACCCGATCTGAAGCCTCTCTCTGTTTTTGTTGTTTTTTGAAACGTTGATCTGAAGCTAGCCTCTCGTGCTTTTATATTTGGCGATTGCAGGCTGCGGCATTTTTTAGGTGGTCAGGATGATCACGGACGGCATCCTCAGGGTGAAGGTGAGTTTGTTTTGCGTCTTCTCAACTCCATGCAACGCGCACACATTCCATGTTCCGTCTTCTCGTGTTCGATGCAGGCGATCTGATTTCATATCATCGATTCGCCGTGCATGTCTTTTCAATTTCAGTGACAATTTCTGTTTGTTCCTAGACCTGCGTGCTGAAGGTGGGGATCCACTGTGATGGCTGCGCGAAGAAGGTTACAAAGGTCCTCAACAAGATTGAAGGTAAGAAAGAAAGCTTTTTTAAACGCAAActgtttgaattttttgtttACTTTAAATTTTCACTGTCAGGTCAGTCTGTTCAGTGCTCTACTTTTTCTCCCTAAGAGACTAAGAGATGTGCTGGATTGATGTGCAGGTGTGTACCTAATCAGCATAGAGAAGCTGGAGGGGAAGGTGACGGTGACCGGTCAGATGGATCTGGACACTGTCTTCGTGAAGCTGAAAAAGGCCGGCAAGCCCGCGCGGCTGTGGGGCGCCACCGCCAACCCTGGAGTGCCAAGCCAGGGCCAACAGCtccagctcggcggcggcggcgaggaccagCTGCCCAAGGGTGGAGCGGGTgctgcaagcagcagcagcggtggaGGAATGGCGATGCCGCAACCGACTCCGGAGCAGCTTCGCGAGCAGCTGCATCAGCAGCTGATGCAGGCGGGGATTAACCTTCCTCCTCAGCTTATGGGCATGGGCGGCAAGATGCCGCtcccggcggctgcggcgccggcgAACCTCCCCAAGGCTGTCAGGTTCAACGTTCCCAACGACGGCGGCGACTCCGGCGATGAGGCCGTCGACGAAGAGGATTTCGAGGATgacggcgccgacgacgacaCTACTAAGATGATGAAGCGTATGGccatgccgccggccgccggtgggGCCGGAGGCAGCGGTGTCAAGAAAGGCGGCATCGGCAACGTGATGCCGGTGCAGATCaagggaggcgccggcggcagcggcaagaACGTCAAGGGCGGCGCCCCAGGCGGTGGGAACCTGCAGCCCGGACAGGGCAGGAAGGCCTCCGGCGCCGGTGGCCCGTCCGCAGGTGTCGGCGGCCCGATGATGGGCATGGGCGGCATGGCGCCGCCTCAGCCGCAGGCGGCCATGACGACGAGGCCGCCGAACATGATGGGCGGCATGCCGATGGGGCACCCCCACATGGCTGCGGCCAAGGGCATGCAGCCGGGAGGTGTCAACGGCATGCAGCCGGAAGGCGGCGCCGGCATGCAGATGGTCCACCCCAACATGGCCGGCAATGGCATGCCGCAGTCGGGAGGTGTCCATGGCATGCAGCCGGGAGGTGTCGCCGGCGGCATGCCGATGGGCCACCCCAACATGGCTGGCAACGGCATGCAGCCGGGAGCGGGAGGTAGCGCCGGCATGCAGGCCGGCGGCAAGCCGATGGGCTACCACGCCCACATGGGTGGCAACAGCAACGGCATGCAgacgggcggcggtggtggcgccggcACGACGCTTGCGCCTGGATTCTATCATGCCGGCCATACCGGCGGCGGCTATGGCGGAGGCATGCCTTACGGGCAGGAGATGATGCAGGCGGCCGGGAACCAGCATGtctatggcggcggcggcggcgggtacaGGCCCatgatgcagcagcagcagcagccacagaTGATGATGAACGGCGGCGGCTATGGCTCCCAGGGCTACTACGGCGGCGACTATGGCTCCCAGGGCTACTACGGCGGCGACCatgtccatggcggcggcgggtactaccagcagcagcagatggggTACGGGAGCAGCAACAGCTACGGGTACGGGTACgtcgggcagcagcagcagctgccctACCCGTCCTACTACCCGCGCCACCCGCATGACAACATGTTCAGCGACGAGAACCCCAACAGCTACTGCTCGGTGATGTGAggcgccaaggccgccgccgccggccaagcTCTCTCCTGCTGCTGAAGCTTTCAACAATGTCGACCAgaaggaagaaggaggggaGCCAGCTCTGGTCACAGGTGGTGGTCATCCGACAGCGCcgtcgtcaccatgatcgaagTAACAACCAGTAGTAGTCAGTATGCATAAGAATTAAACCAGTAGCAGCTTGAACCCTATCGTACACCCCCACCTCCACCCTCACCCCACCCCCGCCCC
This genomic interval from Panicum virgatum strain AP13 chromosome 8K, P.virgatum_v5, whole genome shotgun sequence contains the following:
- the LOC120646503 gene encoding heavy metal-associated isoprenylated plant protein 33-like; this encodes MPDLDGEHIAGARVFFDWRDGLLLRGGKPTKETDEASSPAAALLAGDASGPAQLAGAVAPPATLGFLLCSGLAVAGPHARPSRAYRFSARAPWRGITSFVGRRSSLRMLDGQVVRMITDGILRVKTCVLKVGIHCDGCAKKVTKVLNKIEGVYLISIEKLEGKVTVTGQMDLDTVFVKLKKAGKPARLWGATANPGVPSQGQQLQLGGGGEDQLPKGGAGAASSSSGGGMAMPQPTPEQLREQLHQQLMQAGINLPPQLMGMGGKMPLPAAAAPANLPKAVRFNVPNDGGDSGDEAVDEEDFEDDGADDDTTKMMKRMAMPPAAGGAGGSGVKKGGIGNVMPVQIKGGAGGSGKNVKGGAPGGGNLQPGQGRKASGAGGPSAGVGGPMMGMGGMAPPQPQAAMTTRPPNMMGGMPMGHPHMAAAKGMQPGGVNGMQPEGGAGMQMVHPNMAGNGMPQSGGVHGMQPGGVAGGMPMGHPNMAGNGMQPGAGGSAGMQAGGKPMGYHAHMGGNSNGMQTGGGGGAGTTLAPGFYHAGHTGGGYGGGMPYGQEMMQAAGNQHVYGGGGGGYRPMMQQQQQPQMMMNGGGYGSQGYYGGDYGSQGYYGGDHVHGGGGYYQQQQMGYGSSNSYGYGYVGQQQQLPYPSYYPRHPHDNMFSDENPNSYCSVM